The following proteins come from a genomic window of Hymenobacter canadensis:
- a CDS encoding DUF6728 family protein produces the protein MRKDLFNFGPMFGYFFRKDDPARHTNFNLRTMHFINKLSMAMFLVGLMVLIYRWFIR, from the coding sequence ATGCGCAAAGACCTGTTCAATTTCGGCCCGATGTTCGGGTACTTTTTCCGCAAAGACGACCCCGCGCGCCACACCAATTTCAACCTGCGCACCATGCACTTCATCAATAAGCTGAGCATGGCCATGTTTCTGGTGGGCCTCATGGTGCTGATTTACCGCTGGTTTATCCGCTAA